The segment TGGCTTTTGAATAAAAAAGTTCTTTTTCTTTTAGTAAAAAAAGAATTTTTTTAGCAATATTGTTTGCTTGCTCTGTGTATTTTAACTTTTCAAAGTTTTTTTGATAATAACTTAAATTTTGTTTTTGAAATATGCACGAGCTTAATAGCAAACAAACAACAGTTAAACTATTTTTCATCACCGTGTTTTTCAAAAAGGTTTTCTTGTTCTAAAATAGTTAAGCCTGTAATTTTTTCTTCATTTTTTAAATTCATTAATCGAACTCCTTGAGAGGAGCGCCCGATAATAGAAATATTTTTTACCGAAGTTCTAATCGCTTGGCCTTGATTAGTGCTTAATAAAATTTGATCATCATCTTTAACCATTTTTATAGCTACAAGCGGCCCTGTTTTTTCTGTAACTTTATATGTGGTAATTCCTGTTCCCGCCCTTGATTGTAGGCGATACTCTGAAAGATTAGTGCGCTTACCATAGCCATTATTGCCTATTAACAATACTACGCTAGACTCGATATCGGTTACAATTTCTAACCCAATAACTTCATCGCCCGCTCGCAATCTAATTCCTCGAACTCCTTTTGCCGATCGGCCCATAGCTCTTACCTGATCTTCTTTAAAGTGAATAGACATTCCTTTTTTAGTAGCAATAAATAAGCTTTGGTTTTTGTTTAATATACAAACATCTTTTAAAGTGTCGCCCTCTTCAATACTAACTGCCTTTAATCCGCTTTTTCTTTGTTTTTCAAAAGCGCTTAGCTCTGTTTTTTTAATAACCCCTTTTGTGGTAAGCGTTAATAAAAATTTATCTTCTCCAAAACTGGTAATAGGCAAAATGGCTTGAACCTGTTCTTTATCTTCTAGCTTAATAATATTGCGAATAGACGACCCTTTTGCTGTTCTGCTACCCATAGGAAACTTATAGCCTTTTGTATAATAAACTTTTCCAAAGTTAGAAAACACTAAAAATAAAGTATGTGTGGTTGCCGAAAATAAGTGCGTTACAAAATCTTCTTCTCTGGTAGAGCCTTTAACTCCAACGCCGCCTCTTTTTTGTAAACGATACTCGTCAACAGACATTCGTTTAACAAAACCTTTTTTAGTTAATGCCACTACTATGTTTTCTTCTGTAATTAAATCTTCATCAACCATTTCTTCGCTTTCGTTTTGTTCTATTTTAGTTAAGCGAGGACTGTTAAACTTTTCTTTTATTTCTGTTAGCTCTTCTATAATAATTTTATAAATTTCTGAAACAGAACTTACTACTTTTTGTAAAAAGCTAACTTTTACATTTAATTCTTTAACTTCATTTTCAATTTTTTGTTTCTCTAAGCCTGTTAAGCGCTGTAGCTTCATTTCTAAAATGGCGTTAGCTTGCTTTAAAGAAAAGGCAAAGTCTTCTATTAATTTTTTACGGGCTACGCTGGCTTCAGAGGAGGCGCGAATAGTTTTAATAATAGCATCAATGCTATCTAAAGCTTTTAATAGCCCTTCTAAAATATGCAACCTTGCTCTTGCTTTTTTTAAATCAAAAATGCATCTTTTGTAAATAACATCTTTTCTGTGTTCAAGAAAAGAACTTATCATTTGTTTAAAAGTAAAAAGCTTTGGATTGCTTTCTGCATCTAAAGCCAAAAGAGAAATATGAAAACTATTTTGAAGTTGCGTAAATTTATAAAGTTGGTTTAAAACAACCTCTCCAGAAGCATTTCGTTTTAAAATAATAACAACACGAATTCCTTCTTTAGAAGACTCGTCTCTGATGTCTGTAATGTCCTCTATTTTTTTATCCCTTACTAGCTCTGCAATATTTTCTATTAATCGTGCTTTATTTACTTGATAAGGTAGCTCGGTTACAATGATTTGTTCTGTGGAACCTGTTTTTTCAAAGTGTGTAACTGATCTTAACTTAACACTTCCTTTTCCTGTTTTATAAGCAGAAACAATTCCTGAGCGGCCAGAAATAACAGCGGCTGTTGGAAAGTCTGGGCCTGGGCAAATTTCTAATAATTGTTCTACAGTAATGTCTTTGTTTTCTATAACCGCTAAACAAGAGTTAATTACCTCTATTAAATTATGTGGAGGAATATTTGTAGCCATACCTACGGCAATTCCAGAGCTTCCGTTAACTAATAAATTAGGAAATTTAGAAGGTAAAACAGTGGGTATTAATAAGGTGTCGTCATAGTTATATTCAAAAGGCACTGTCTCTTTTTCAATATCTTGTAAAAGCTCTGAGCTTAACTCTGTCATTCTTACTTCTGTATAACGATGTGCCGCTGGAGAGTCCCCATCGATAGACCCAAAGTTACCTTGCCCATCAATAAGAGGATAGCGTAAAGAAAAATCTTGAGCCATTCTTACAATAGAATCATAAACCGCCTTGTCTCCATGGGGGTGATACTTACCAATAACATCACCCACAACACGAGCGGATTTTTTATAGGGTTTATTAAAAAAATTATTTAAATGATACATAGAAAACAAAATTCTTCTATGTACTGGCTTTAATCCATCGCGAACATCTGGTAAAGCTCGTCCTACAATCACACTCATAGAGTATTGAAGATAGGCGTCCTTCATTTCTTTATTAATATCTACTAGGATAATATTTTTATCTGCCATTTGTGTTTCTCCAAAACTTTATCTAAATATTTAAACCTTTAACTAAAAATGCATTTTCTCGAATAAATTCACGCCTAGGTTCCACCTGCTCTCCCATTAACACACTAAAGGTTTCGTCAGCGCCAACAGCGTCGTCGATAGAAATTTTTACTAGTGTTCGGTTTTCTGGGTTTAAAGTGGTGTCCCATAATTGGTCAGGGTTCATTTCTCCCAAACCTTTATAGCGTTGCAAATATATGCCTTTTTTACCCTCTTTCATAACCGCATCATAAAATTCTACATAAGAGCTAAACTCCTCTTCAGTGTTGGCAGAAAATTCTACCTGTAACGGCAAGCTTGTCGTGGTTTTTAATGTTTCAGTAATTTTTCTTAATTCAATCCAATCTAAAGAGCTAATAAATTTTTGATCAAAGGTATTTTTTTTAGCAATGCCAAACTGATCGTAGCTAATAATAAGATCATTGCTTTTGTATTCGGTATTTTCTTTTATTTCTACTTTTAAGTTAGAAACATCGTTATCTTCAAATTCCGTTTTTTTGCTAACTTCTTTTTTTAAAGCTTCAAAACTGTTTAAAGTGTTTTCCTTGCTTTCTAAAATAGTTTTTAATGGCAATTGGCTTTGTAGAAAAAAGTTTAAAAATTTTACTTCATATTTAGAAGACAAAATACTTATTAACTTTTTAAATTTTTGAATATTTAAAATAAATTCATTTAAATCGTCTTTTCCCATTTCTTGTTTTAAATTTTTTATCTTTATTTTATCAACACTATTTTTAAATAAATATTCTGACAACTTTATTTCATCTTTTAAATAAGTTTCTGATTTGCTTTTTTTCACACGGTACAAAGGTGGTTGAGCAACATAAACATATCCGTGTTCAATTAATTCGGGGTATTGTCTATATAAAAAAGTTAGTAACAATGTTTTAATGTGCGACCCATCCACATCGGCATCGGTCATAATAATGATTTTATGGTACCGCAGTTTTGTTAAATCTTTATTCTCTTTTCCTATCCCCACTCCAAGAGCAGAAATAAGCATTCTTACTTCCTCGTTAGAAATCATTTTATCAAATCTGGCTTTTTCTACATTAATAATTTTACCCTTCAGCGGTAAAATAGCTTGTGTTTTTCTATCTCTCGCTTGTTTGGCAGAACCCCCTGCCGAATCTCCCTCCACCAAGTACAGTTCGCAAAGTGCGGGGTCTCTTTCTTGGCAGTCTGCCATTTTGCCAGGCAAAGAATTAGAATCTAAGGCCGATTTTCTACGAGTAAGCTCGCGAGCTTTTCTTGCTGCCATTCTGGCATTTGCAGAATCTACGCATTTGCCAATAATGGTTCTGCTAGAGTTTGGATTGGAGTCTAACCAGTCTTTTAGTTTATCGCCTAATAAACTTTCTACAGCAGCAACAACTTCTCGGTTTCCTAATTTGGTTTTTGTTTGCCCTTCAAACTGAGGGTCTATTACCTTTACGCTAATAATGGCGGTCAAACCTTCTCTAATATCCTCGCCCTCTAGTTTTACTTTAGAATCTTTACTAATTTTTTTTAAAATAGACGAGGAGTTTACTGTTCTTGTTAAGGCTTTTTTAAATCCTGATAAATGTGTTCCTCCCTCGGGAGTATTTACATTGTTGCAATAAGTATAAACCGATTCTGAGTAAGAATCTGTCCACTGCATAGCAATTTCTACCTCTATCGAATCTTTTTCTCCAGTAAAATAAATTACTTCGCTATGTAAACTTTTTTTACTTTGATTTAAGTGGTTAATAAAATCAATTAACCCGTTTTCGTATTTAAACACTTGTGTTTTTTTACTAACTTCGTCTTTTAAAATAATTTCTAGGCCAGCATTTAAAAAGGCCATTTCTCTAAATCGTTTTGATAAAATATTTAAATCAAAATTACAGTCAGAATCAAATATACTGGCGTCTGGTTTAAAAGAAATTTTTGTTCCTGTACTTTCAGTAGCTCCTAATTTTTCTACTTTAGATATGGGAACTCCTTTTTCATATTCTTGTTCCCAAACAAAATTATTTCGTTTTACTTCTACTTTTAAATAACTAGATAACGCGTTAACTACAGAAGCACCAACACCATGTAGCCCACCAGAAACTTTATAAGTATCGCTATTAAACTTTCCTCCGGCATGAAGAACAGTCATAACTACTTCTAAGCTCGACTTTCCTGTTTTATGTTGATCTACAGGAATACCACGGCCATTATCTTCTACGCTTATTGAACCATCAGCATTTAAACAAATTATAATTTTGCTGCAATGACCAGCTAAAGACTCATCCACAGAATTATCCACAATTTCTGTAACTAAATGATGAAACCCTCTGTTTGTGGTGTCACCAATATACATACCTGGTCGCTTTCTTACCGCCTCTAAACCTTCTAAAACCTGAATGGAGGAAGCGTCATAATTAGTACTCATAAAACCTCTATCTTTACTCTATTTTAAAAATTTTTCCTTTTTTACTAAACCCTTCCAAAAATTGAATATCCGTAGTTGTTAAAAAAATTTGAGTTTTTATGTTATTTAAAAAACGCATTAAGTATTGTCTAACTGTATAATCTAGCTCCGAATGAACATCATCTAATAATAAAATAGGGTAGCTTTTATTAACTTTATAATAGTACATCATTTGAGCGATTTTTAAAGATAAAATTAAGGTTTTTTGCTGCCCTTGAGAGCTGTAATAGCGTGAGTCTTTTCTGTTCATTAAAAAGCTAATTTCATGCTTATGAGGGCCTACTAAACTAGAACCATAGGCCCATTCTGCAGCCTCTTTTTCTTTTATTTGCTCTTTTAAAAAAGAAGCAATTTCTTCTTCTTTCCAAGACTGAACATTTTTAGAAGAAATACAGTAATTAAAGGCTACTTTAACATCTTTGTTATGATAAATAGCGCTAAAAGTGTCTTGAAAAAAATCGTGAAGATTGCTTAATAGCTTTAGCCGCAAAACGGTTAATTCTGTAGCCCACTTTATAAAAACTTCATCTAAGCTAGGCTTTAATAATTGAGCCTTATCTTGGCTAATTTTTTCTTTTTTGCTGTCAAAGAATAAAGCATTTCTTTGCTTTAAAATTTTTTTGAAGTTTGTATATACCTCATTATTTGATAAGGATATTGAACATAAAATTTCATCAATTAACTGCCTTTTAGTTTCGGCACTTCCTTTTACAGAAGATAAGCTTTCTGGGTTAAAAACAATAGAGTTAATTATTTTAAATTTTTTAAAACTGCTTGGTTTATTGTGAATGAAATACTTTTTTTTATTATCTTGAAATAAAATTTTTAGCTCGGTTAATGTATCGTTATTAATGGTTGCTTTAATATTAGAATATGGCGCTTCTTCATTACTATTAATAAAACAACCTGGAGTAGTATTTCTAAAAGAAGAAGAGGAGCTTAGCAAATATAAGGATTCTAATAAATTAGTTTTCCCTTTTCCATTTAATCCAACAAAAATATTAATGCTTGGGTTAAATGTATAATTGGTTTTTTTAAAATTTCTAAAGTAAGTTAAATCTATATTTTCAATAAACATAAAGTTTAAATTCGCATAGGCATAATTACATACTTAAACTTTGTATTTTTTATTGGTGTTAAAAGACCTGGGGAAATTTTATCTTTAACATAAAAAAGAATTTCTTCTTCTTTTATGGTACTTAAAGCTTCAATTAAAAATCTAGCATTAAACCCGGCGACAATATTATCCCCCGAGTATGCTATGGGGATTTCTTCTTCTGCATTGCCCATTTCTGCATTGTTTGCATTCATTTTTAAAGTGTCTTTATTAAACTCTATAGTAATGTTTTTTGATTTTTGATTAGACAGCAAAGAGACTCTTTTTAAAGCGGATAAAAAAACTTCTTTATTAATTGTAGCTTTTTGCTTTGTTTTTTTTGGTATAAATTTATTATAGTCGGGAAATTTACCATCTATTAAACGGATAATTAGTATAGTGTGATTTAAAGATACTACTATTTGTGCTTTTTCTATAGAAATTTTAAAATTCTCTATTTCTTTTTCTATATCAAATATTTTTTTTATTTCTGATAAACCTTTTTTTGGAACAATAATTCCTTCTAAATTTACTTGTTCTTTATTTTCATTTAAACTTTCTACTAAACTTAATCTATGCCCATCGGTAGATACCATAACATAGTCTTTAGATTTTTCTGTTTCTCTGTTAGAAAAAAATACACCGTTTAAATGGTATCTAGTTTCGTCATTAGAAATACTGTGAAAAGTTTTTTCTAACATTTCTAAAAAATTATTTTTAGAAAATTTTAAAGTATTCTTCATATTATATGATGGAAATATGGGGTACTTTTTAACATCCAATCCTACTAAATCAAAATTAGACTTATTTTGTTTTATTTTTAACCAATTATTAGTTTCATTTTTAGATAAAATAACCTCTTCATCAGGAAGCTCTTTAATAATTTCAAATAAATTTTTAGAGTTAACAACCGTTTTGCCTTCTTTTTCTATTTTACAAACAGTCTTATCAATTAAGCTAACTTCTAAATTAGTGGCATAAATAAAAAGAAAGCCCTCTTTTGCCTCTAACAAGACATTAGCTAAAATAGGCATGTGGTTCTTTCGTTCCACTATGCTTTGTACTTTATTTAATAACTTTAATATATTTTGTTTTTTTATACTTATTTTCATATTCTTGTTTTCTATTATATATATATATATTAATAGTAGTAGTAGTAGGCCTTTGTATATTCTGATTTTAGCGTTAAGTCATTAAAATTCTTTGGCTTTCCTTGTGTATTAAGTTGTTAATAAAAGCAGTTATACAAGCAAATAAATGGTGAAAACTATACACACATTTTTGTTAACAGGCTTTTCCACAGGCTTTCCCACAATTCACATTCACATACCTGTGAAATTCTGTATTTCCGTTTCTAAACTATTAAGATCTTTATTAAAACTAGCATCTTTTGTCATTTTATCTTCCACACGGCGGATAGCGTTAATGACCGTGGTATGGTCTTTTCCTCCAAAAGCCTTTCCGATGTCCATAAGAGAAATATTAAGGTACTTACGCATTAAAAACATAGCGGACTGACGCGCTGTTACAATATTTTTACTACGAGACTTAGACTTTAAATCCTTAATGTTTAATTTAAAGTAACTGGAACACATTTTTTGCACTTCTTCTATAGTCAGCTTTTCTTCACTAATATGATTAACTAAAGTTTTTTTAACAAAATCTAAGGTAATAGTACTAGAATCATTATAAGAGCTTTTTTTAAAATCAGAAAAAATTTTAATCTTATTTAAATTACCTTCTAATTCGCGAATAGAGCGTTTTGATATTTTTGCAATATATTCAATAATATTAGAGTGGAGGGAAATTTTATACTGTTCTGCTTTGTATCTTAAAATAGCAATTCGAGTTTCTAAATCAGGCATATGAATATCTGCCACCAAACCCCATTCTAAACGAGTACGAATCCTTTCTTCTAAACCATTAATATCTTTAGGCATTTTGTCACTTGCCACAACCACCTGTTGGTTATTTGCAAAAAAATGGTTTAAAATATTAAAAAACTCCTCTTGAATGCCTAATTTTTTTGCTAAAAACTGCACATCGTCTATTAGCAATATTTCCACACTTTCTCTGTATTTTTGACGAAAGCGATCCATTTGCTGATGTTTAATGGATTTTAAAAAATCATTTAAAAAGTTTTCGGCAGTGGTATATAAAATCTTTTTTTCTGGATAGTTTTCTCTAATATGATTGCCAACAGCATTTAAAAGGTGCGTTTTACCCATCCCTGTAGGGCCACAAATAAATAAAGGGTTATAGTTTGTAGTTCCTGGCTTTTGAGCTATGGCATAACAGGCGGCATGGGCAAATTCATTGTTTCTGCCCACTAC is part of the Pseudobdellovibrionaceae bacterium genome and harbors:
- the gyrA gene encoding DNA gyrase subunit A, which gives rise to MADKNIILVDINKEMKDAYLQYSMSVIVGRALPDVRDGLKPVHRRILFSMYHLNNFFNKPYKKSARVVGDVIGKYHPHGDKAVYDSIVRMAQDFSLRYPLIDGQGNFGSIDGDSPAAHRYTEVRMTELSSELLQDIEKETVPFEYNYDDTLLIPTVLPSKFPNLLVNGSSGIAVGMATNIPPHNLIEVINSCLAVIENKDITVEQLLEICPGPDFPTAAVISGRSGIVSAYKTGKGSVKLRSVTHFEKTGSTEQIIVTELPYQVNKARLIENIAELVRDKKIEDITDIRDESSKEGIRVVIILKRNASGEVVLNQLYKFTQLQNSFHISLLALDAESNPKLFTFKQMISSFLEHRKDVIYKRCIFDLKKARARLHILEGLLKALDSIDAIIKTIRASSEASVARKKLIEDFAFSLKQANAILEMKLQRLTGLEKQKIENEVKELNVKVSFLQKVVSSVSEIYKIIIEELTEIKEKFNSPRLTKIEQNESEEMVDEDLITEENIVVALTKKGFVKRMSVDEYRLQKRGGVGVKGSTREEDFVTHLFSATTHTLFLVFSNFGKVYYTKGYKFPMGSRTAKGSSIRNIIKLEDKEQVQAILPITSFGEDKFLLTLTTKGVIKKTELSAFEKQRKSGLKAVSIEEGDTLKDVCILNKNQSLFIATKKGMSIHFKEDQVRAMGRSAKGVRGIRLRAGDEVIGLEIVTDIESSVVLLIGNNGYGKRTNLSEYRLQSRAGTGITTYKVTEKTGPLVAIKMVKDDDQILLSTNQGQAIRTSVKNISIIGRSSQGVRLMNLKNEEKITGLTILEQENLFEKHGDEK
- the gyrB gene encoding DNA topoisomerase (ATP-hydrolyzing) subunit B, with translation MSTNYDASSIQVLEGLEAVRKRPGMYIGDTTNRGFHHLVTEIVDNSVDESLAGHCSKIIICLNADGSISVEDNGRGIPVDQHKTGKSSLEVVMTVLHAGGKFNSDTYKVSGGLHGVGASVVNALSSYLKVEVKRNNFVWEQEYEKGVPISKVEKLGATESTGTKISFKPDASIFDSDCNFDLNILSKRFREMAFLNAGLEIILKDEVSKKTQVFKYENGLIDFINHLNQSKKSLHSEVIYFTGEKDSIEVEIAMQWTDSYSESVYTYCNNVNTPEGGTHLSGFKKALTRTVNSSSILKKISKDSKVKLEGEDIREGLTAIISVKVIDPQFEGQTKTKLGNREVVAAVESLLGDKLKDWLDSNPNSSRTIIGKCVDSANARMAARKARELTRRKSALDSNSLPGKMADCQERDPALCELYLVEGDSAGGSAKQARDRKTQAILPLKGKIINVEKARFDKMISNEEVRMLISALGVGIGKENKDLTKLRYHKIIIMTDADVDGSHIKTLLLTFLYRQYPELIEHGYVYVAQPPLYRVKKSKSETYLKDEIKLSEYLFKNSVDKIKIKNLKQEMGKDDLNEFILNIQKFKKLISILSSKYEVKFLNFFLQSQLPLKTILESKENTLNSFEALKKEVSKKTEFEDNDVSNLKVEIKENTEYKSNDLIISYDQFGIAKKNTFDQKFISSLDWIELRKITETLKTTTSLPLQVEFSANTEEEFSSYVEFYDAVMKEGKKGIYLQRYKGLGEMNPDQLWDTTLNPENRTLVKISIDDAVGADETFSVLMGEQVEPRREFIRENAFLVKGLNI
- the recF gene encoding DNA replication and repair protein RecF (All proteins in this family for which functions are known are DNA-binding proteins that assist the filamentation of RecA onto DNA for the initiation of recombination or recombinational repair.), producing the protein MFIENIDLTYFRNFKKTNYTFNPSINIFVGLNGKGKTNLLESLYLLSSSSSFRNTTPGCFINSNEEAPYSNIKATINNDTLTELKILFQDNKKKYFIHNKPSSFKKFKIINSIVFNPESLSSVKGSAETKRQLIDEILCSISLSNNEVYTNFKKILKQRNALFFDSKKEKISQDKAQLLKPSLDEVFIKWATELTVLRLKLLSNLHDFFQDTFSAIYHNKDVKVAFNYCISSKNVQSWKEEEIASFLKEQIKEKEAAEWAYGSSLVGPHKHEISFLMNRKDSRYYSSQGQQKTLILSLKIAQMMYYYKVNKSYPILLLDDVHSELDYTVRQYLMRFLNNIKTQIFLTTTDIQFLEGFSKKGKIFKIE
- the dnaN gene encoding DNA polymerase III subunit beta encodes the protein MKISIKKQNILKLLNKVQSIVERKNHMPILANVLLEAKEGFLFIYATNLEVSLIDKTVCKIEKEGKTVVNSKNLFEIIKELPDEEVILSKNETNNWLKIKQNKSNFDLVGLDVKKYPIFPSYNMKNTLKFSKNNFLEMLEKTFHSISNDETRYHLNGVFFSNRETEKSKDYVMVSTDGHRLSLVESLNENKEQVNLEGIIVPKKGLSEIKKIFDIEKEIENFKISIEKAQIVVSLNHTILIIRLIDGKFPDYNKFIPKKTKQKATINKEVFLSALKRVSLLSNQKSKNITIEFNKDTLKMNANNAEMGNAEEEIPIAYSGDNIVAGFNARFLIEALSTIKEEEILFYVKDKISPGLLTPIKNTKFKYVIMPMRI
- the dnaA gene encoding chromosomal replication initiator protein DnaA translates to MKKQQCAGIWSLVKSNILEKNKDNTPLIMWFKTTELMGVLEDAEKTVEFSLSVPSELHKDWINTNLIDIIFSEISKSYPDTFKVSIHIKNHDNLENTNTYQNIPEAIEVNSPVKIPSPGQNYIGLQKDYVFSKFVVGRNNEFAHAACYAIAQKPGTTNYNPLFICGPTGMGKTHLLNAVGNHIRENYPEKKILYTTAENFLNDFLKSIKHQQMDRFRQKYRESVEILLIDDVQFLAKKLGIQEEFFNILNHFFANNQQVVVASDKMPKDINGLEERIRTRLEWGLVADIHMPDLETRIAILRYKAEQYKISLHSNIIEYIAKISKRSIRELEGNLNKIKIFSDFKKSSYNDSSTITLDFVKKTLVNHISEEKLTIEEVQKMCSSYFKLNIKDLKSKSRSKNIVTARQSAMFLMRKYLNISLMDIGKAFGGKDHTTVINAIRRVEDKMTKDASFNKDLNSLETEIQNFTGM